The DNA region GGTCGTAGTCGCTCACGCGGGCGCCGGCGATCAGCTTGACGGGGTCGGCGATGTTGAAGCGGCTGGCTGCGTAGAGGTAGCGGTTCTTGCGGCTGAACAGGTCGTTGGAATAGGCCATGCTGTTCCAGTCCGGCTCCGGCACGCCGGCGCCCCCGTCGGCATAGTCGATGCCGGCCGCGGTGAGGGTGGAGCTGGCGCCGCTGCCGCGCTGCAGCGTGGTGCGGGCCCGGGTGCTGCCGGCGCCGATCAGCAGGTCGTGCGTGCGCCCGAAGAGCTGGAACGGGCCCTGCACGTCCAGGCTGATGCTGTCGTTGCGGTCGTCGATGCCGGCGTAGCGGTTGTATTGGATCTGGCCCGGCAGCGCGTAGCGCAGGTAGCCGATGCGCATGTCCGGCGTGTCCACGCTGTCGCGCGCCACCTGCAGCTTGGCCTTCCAGCCACCGGCGAAGCGGTGCTCCAGCCGGGCGAAGAGGCCCAGCGACTCCTGTTCGTAGCCCGCCCAGGAGGCGCCCACGTTGAACGACCGCGGCATGCGCGGCACGGCCACGCCATCGCCCGAGAACGCCTGGATGGGCGTGGTGCCGGTCGCGCCGCGCAGCGAACGTTCCTTGTAGGTGATGCCGGCCCCCACCACCGTGTCGGGCGTGATGTCGGCCTCCAGCGTGCCGTACAGCGTGGTGTTGCGGTGGTGCTGCCGGTCACGGAAGGCATCGGCATCCTTGTGCGCGGCCACCAGGCGGCCGCGCAGCGTGCCCGCTTCGTTCAGGGGGCCGCTGATGTCCGCGTCGGCCCGGTAGCTGCTCCAGCTGCCCACGCCGGCACTGGCATGGGCCTGGAAGTCGCGCGTGGGGCGCTTGCGGATCAGGTTCACCGTGCCGCCGTAGTTGCCGTCGCCGCTCATCAGGCCCGAGGAGCCCTTGAGCACCTCCACCCGGTCGATCTCGGCCATGTCGTCGAGCGCATACAGGATGTGGCTGTTCCAGCCCCAGCCACTGGCCAGCAGGCGGTTGCCGTCCACCTTGAGGTTCACGGTGGAGCCGCGCACGTTGAAGGTGGTCATGTCGCTCTGGCGCGAAACGGTCACGCCCGGCGTCTGGTCCAGCACGTCGCTCAGCGTCTGCAGCTGGAAGTCGTCCATGCGCTGGCGCGACATCACCGAGACGGACTGCGGCGTCTCGCGCAGCGTGAGCGGCAGGCCGGTGGCCGCGGCGCTCGGGCCGGCGGCGGTGTAGCTGCCGGTGCCCTCGGTCGTGCCGTCGTTGCGTTCGGCCTGGGCGGCCACGCGCACTTCCGACAGCGTCAGCGCACCGGCGGGCGTGGCCGCTGCGGCGGCGGCCGGCGCGGCGCGCAGCGTGTAGCCGCCGCCTTCGTGCGGCACGGCCTGCAGCCCGCTGCCCGCCAGCAGGGCGGCAAAGCCCTGGCCCACGGTGTAGCGGCCCTGCAGCCCGGTGGTGCTGCGCCCCTGCGTCTGCGCCGGCGTGAACGACAGGTTGACGCCGGACTGCGCCGCGAAGGCGGCCAGCGCCGGGCCCAGCGCGCCGCCGGGGATGGCGTAGGCCTTTTCGGAAGACGACGCAGCGGCGGCTTCCTGGGCGGAAGCGGCCGGCGCGAAGGTGGCGCCTGCCCCGGCCGTGGCCAGCAGGCAGGCCAGGGCCACGGGGTGCAGCGCGCTGGCGCGCGGGCGGGGGGATGCGGGATCGGTCATGCGGTGAATCACTCCTGTCGGTGCGGATGGGGGCCTTGTGGAGAAGGCGATCCCTCCCTTGCCGGACAGGAGCGGGTGAAAGTGCCAACCGGCGCAAGATTTTTTTCTGTTCTTGTTGTCCACGGTGCTGTGCATCACCCACGGCCCTGGCACCGCAGCGGCACCAGCCGTCCGATGGCCGCGGGAGCGGATCAGCGGGGCGTCACGTCAGCCGGCGCCGGGCGCGGTGCCCCGGGGCACCACGGTCACCCACCAGCGCGTGCGCAGCACCACCTGCACGGGCAGTGTCTCGCGCAGCAGGGCCAGCACGTAGTCGGTGTCGGCCAGCTGGAAGGCGCCGGAGATGCGCAGGTCGGCTACCTCGGGCGCGCAGCGCAGCACGCCGGGGCGGTAGCGCGCCAGCTCGGCCAGGAAGTCCGCCAGCGGCAGGTTGTCCGCGTAGAGCACGCCCTGCAGCCAGCCCGGGGCGCCGTCCGGTGCGGCGGCCGGCTGCAATGCCGCGGGCTGCGGCGGCGCGATGGCGGTGGGCGTGAAGCGCGTGGATTGGCCCGCCTCCAGGATCTGTGGCGCGCCGCCACCGCGGGGAGCGATCTCCACGCGGTGCTCCAGCACGGTCAGCCGGGCCGTGCCGTCCCCTCCTGCATCGGCCGGCAGCAGGCGCACGACGAAGCGCGTGCCCAGGGCGCGCAGGCGGCCCTGCGGCGTATCCACGACGAAGGGGCGCTGCAGGCCGGGCGCGTCGGGCGCGGTGCGGATGTGGATCTCGCCCCGGTGCAGGCGCACCTGGCGCAGCGTGTCGCTGAAGGCCACGTCCACGGCGCTGCCGGTGTTCAGGCGCAGGCGGCTGCCGTCGGCCAGCACGACCTCGCGGCGCTCGCCGGTCGCGGTGGCGTAGTCGGCCGTCCAGCCCTGCCACGGCGCGTGGCGCCAGCCCAGCCAGGCGGCGGGCGCGGCCACGCCCAGCACGGCCAGGGTGCGCAGTGCGGCGCGGCGGTGGGCGTGCGCGCTGCGGCGCGTGAGCACGGGCACGCCCAGCGCGGGCGGCACGGCGCCGAACTGCTGTGCCATCCGCTCGGCCTTCTGCCAGGCCTGCTCGTGCGCCGGGTGGGCGGCGCGCCAGCGCGCGCAGCCGGCCAGGTCGCCCGCGTCGGCCTCGCCCGAATGCAGGCGCACCAGCCACTGCGCGGCTTCGCGGATGACGCGGGGCGGCAGCTCCGCCGGGGGCGGGCTCATGCCAGCGCCAGGCACAGCTCGAAGCCCTGCGCCATGTAGCGCTTGACGCTGCGCTCGCTCACGCCCACCTGCTGCGCGATCTGCGCATAGCCCAGGCCCTGCAGCTGCGACAGCACGAACACCTCGCGCGCCTTGGGCGCCAGGTGGCTCAGCAGGTCGTCCAGCTGCTGCAGCGTCTGGAGGATGGCGAGGGTGTCTTCGGGCGACGGGGCCAGTTCGTCGGGCAGCGCGGCCAGGGTGTCGAGCCACGCCTGCTCCAGCGAGCGGCGGCGCCAGTGGTCGCACAGCAGGCCGCGGGCGATGGTGGTGAGGTAGGCGCGGGGTTCGCGCACGGCGGGCAGGGCCTCGGGCTTTTGCAGCACCCGCACGAAGGTGTCGTGCGCCAGATCGGCCGCGCCGTCGCGGCATTGCAGGCGCCGGCGCAGCAGCGCCACCAGCCAGCCGTGGTGCGCCTCGTACAGCGCCTGCACGGAATCGGCGGTGGCGCTGGGCGGAAGAGGGGAGCAGGCGGCGGCGGGCATGGGCGCGAGGGCAGGTCCATCAGATGCGAATGGATCGCATTCTATTCGCCGCCATAGACCTCTGGGTTTGATGCTATGGAATGAATAGCTGTATGCGCTTGCCCAGCAAGCGCTGCAGGCCGAAAAGGCTTGAAGTGATCGCCGCCGGCTGCCGCTGAATGCGCGCAGCCGGGGCGGCTTCATTCGGGCAGGGCCCGCGCCAGGATCGCCGCCACCTCCAGGCCGCGTACGTCCATGGCGCCCACCACCCGGCCGGCGCCGGGCTCCGCCAGCCGGGTGGCGATGAAGCCATCGGCCACGGCCGCCGGCGCCTGCTGGCGCAGCAGGCAGGCCTGCGCCAGCAGCACCAGGCGCTGCACCAGCAGGCGGCCCAGGGCTTCGAGTGCGTCTGGCGGTGCGGCGAGCAGCGCCTGCAGATCGCGCAGCGCCGCGGCGATCCGGGGCTCGTCCTGCGCGGCGGTCGCCAGCTCGGCCAGCAGGGCGTGGGCGGTGTCGGGCTCGCGGGCCAGCGCGCGCAGCACGTCCAGGCACATCACGTTGCCCGAGCCTTCCCAGATCGAGTTGACGGGCGACTCGAGAAACAGCCGGGCCATCACGCCCTCCTGCACATAGCCGTTGCCGCCGAAGACCTCCATCGCCTCGCCGGCCAGCTCCACGCCGCGCTTGCACACCCAGAACTTGGCGGCCGGCGTCATCACGCGCTTCCAGGCGCGGTCGGCCGGGCCGGCGGTGCCGTCCTGCTCGCGCTCGAAGGCCTGGGCCAGGCGCATCAGCAGCGCGAGCGCGGCCTCGCTCTCCAGCGCCAGGTCGGCCAGCACGGTGCGCATCAGCGGCTGCTCGGCCAGCGCCTTGCCGAAGGCGTGGCGCCGGCGCGCATAGGCGATGGCCTGCACCGTGGCCTGGCGCAGGATGGCAGCGCTGCCGGCCACGCAGTTGAGCCGTGTGTACGACGCCATCTCGATGATCGTGGGGATGCCGCGCCCCTCCTCGCCCATCAGCACGCCCCAGGCGTCTTGGAACTCCACCTCGCTGCTGGCGTTGCTGCGGTTGCCCACCTTGTCCTTCAGGCGCTGCACGCGCACGGCGTTGCGCGTGCCGTCGGGGCGCCAGCGGGGCACGTAGAAGCAGGCGAAGGGGCCGTCCGCACCCACGCGCGCGGTCACCAGATGGGCGTCGCTCGTGGGCACCGAGAAGAACCATTTGTGCCCGCGCAGCAGATACCCGGCGCCGCGCCCGCCCGCGCCGGTGGGCGTGGCAACGGTGGTGTTGGCGCGCACGTCCGAGCCGCCCTGCTTCTCGGTCATGCCCATGCCGATCCAGAGGCTGGCCTTGTCGGCCGCCGGCACGTCGCGGGGGTCGTAGGCGGTGCTGCACAGCGGCTGCTGCAGCTGCGCCCACAGCGCGGGCTCCTTGCGCAGCAGCGGGATGCTGGCCTGCGTCATCGTGGCCGGGCACAGCGTGCCCTGCTCGATCTGGCCGTGCAGGTAGAAGCCCGCGGCCCAGGCCGTCCAGCGGCCGGGGCGGTCGCTGTCGAAGGGCTGCGAGACCAGTCCCTGCGCGCGGTACAGCGCCAGCAGCGCGTGCCATGCAGGGTGGAACTCGACCTGGTCGATGCGCTGCCCGCGCGCGTCGAAGGCATGCAGTGCGGGCGGGTGCTGGTTCGCCTGGCGGGCCCACTCGGCCGTCTCCGCCAGGCCCAGCTGCCGGGCATAGGCGGCCAGGCCGGGCTGCGCCCACTGCGCCTGGGCGCGGTTCAGCGCCTGCTGCAGCGCGGGGTCCGTCGCCAGCAGGTCGTACCCGCTCAGCTCGGGCACCTGGTTGAAGACGTGGTGCGTGTGCCAGTCCATGGGATGTGTCTCCTGTCGGTTCCTGTCGCTGGCGGGCCATCGGCCCGGCTGCCGAGCGTTGAAGCCAAAACGGGCTCTGGCGCCCTATCCATCAGCGCAGCAAGCTATGTTGTTGATAGCGATTCTGTTCAGCGCAGCACGCGGCAGTTGCCGAACTCGCAGCGCACGGCCAGCGCGTCGCCGTTGTCGCAGGCCACGCTGTAGGTCTCGAAGCCGGGACCCTTGGCGGCCAGGGTGGCCACCGGCTGGACGCTGCACGACTGGGCGCGGGCCAGCCGTTCGGCGCTGAAGCCATCGGTGCCCGAGGGGCGTGCAGCGGGCGCCAGCGCCGGCTCGCGCGGCGGTGCCGGCGCGGGGAGGGGCCGTAGCGGCGCTGCGGCCACCGCGCCGGGCGCGTGGCCGCGGGCGGACAGGCAGGTGGCGACCGCCTGGCGGCGGCGTTCCAGCGCGTTCAGGCCCTGGGTGCTGCCCAGCACGCCGCCGGCCACGGCCCAGTCGCGCGCCACGTCGCCGCGCTGGCCGGCGCTCCAGACCAGCGCCGCCGCGATGAGGGCGCCCTGGACGATGCCGTCCAGCGTCTCCTGCACCACGCCGATCTGCTGGGCGTAGGCCTGGCAGGTGGCCAGGTCGGCCGCATGGCGCTCGCGCAACTCGGCCTCGGCGGCCTGCGCGTCCGCGGCGGAGGCCTCCGGGCGCGGAGCGGCGCAGCCGGCCGCCAGCAGCGCGGCGAGCGCAAGGGCCGCGGCGCGGGTGCCGCGGGAACGGGAGGGGCGATCGAGGTGCGGTGGGGACGGCATGGCAGGCTCCTGGTGCGGCGGCCAGCTGCGATCTTGCCCGCATGCGCGCCGCGGCGCCAGCGCCGCCGGTCCGGGAGGTGGGCGCCCGTCAGGCGGGCGCCACCGCCGCAGCCGGCAACTGGGCGCTGGGGCCCGCGCTGCGCTGCGCCATCCAGAACACGGGCAGCGCCAGGAGCGCGCAGCCGGCCAGCACCG from Paracidovorax wautersii includes:
- a CDS encoding FecR domain-containing protein, which encodes MSPPPAELPPRVIREAAQWLVRLHSGEADAGDLAGCARWRAAHPAHEQAWQKAERMAQQFGAVPPALGVPVLTRRSAHAHRRAALRTLAVLGVAAPAAWLGWRHAPWQGWTADYATATGERREVVLADGSRLRLNTGSAVDVAFSDTLRQVRLHRGEIHIRTAPDAPGLQRPFVVDTPQGRLRALGTRFVVRLLPADAGGDGTARLTVLEHRVEIAPRGGGAPQILEAGQSTRFTPTAIAPPQPAALQPAAAPDGAPGWLQGVLYADNLPLADFLAELARYRPGVLRCAPEVADLRISGAFQLADTDYVLALLRETLPVQVVLRTRWWVTVVPRGTAPGAG
- a CDS encoding isovaleryl-CoA dehydrogenase — encoded protein: MDWHTHHVFNQVPELSGYDLLATDPALQQALNRAQAQWAQPGLAAYARQLGLAETAEWARQANQHPPALHAFDARGQRIDQVEFHPAWHALLALYRAQGLVSQPFDSDRPGRWTAWAAGFYLHGQIEQGTLCPATMTQASIPLLRKEPALWAQLQQPLCSTAYDPRDVPAADKASLWIGMGMTEKQGGSDVRANTTVATPTGAGGRGAGYLLRGHKWFFSVPTSDAHLVTARVGADGPFACFYVPRWRPDGTRNAVRVQRLKDKVGNRSNASSEVEFQDAWGVLMGEEGRGIPTIIEMASYTRLNCVAGSAAILRQATVQAIAYARRRHAFGKALAEQPLMRTVLADLALESEAALALLMRLAQAFEREQDGTAGPADRAWKRVMTPAAKFWVCKRGVELAGEAMEVFGGNGYVQEGVMARLFLESPVNSIWEGSGNVMCLDVLRALAREPDTAHALLAELATAAQDEPRIAAALRDLQALLAAPPDALEALGRLLVQRLVLLAQACLLRQQAPAAVADGFIATRLAEPGAGRVVGAMDVRGLEVAAILARALPE
- a CDS encoding TonB-dependent siderophore receptor, whose translation is MTDPASPRPRASALHPVALACLLATAGAGATFAPAASAQEAAAASSSEKAYAIPGGALGPALAAFAAQSGVNLSFTPAQTQGRSTTGLQGRYTVGQGFAALLAGSGLQAVPHEGGGYTLRAAPAAAAAATPAGALTLSEVRVAAQAERNDGTTEGTGSYTAAGPSAAATGLPLTLRETPQSVSVMSRQRMDDFQLQTLSDVLDQTPGVTVSRQSDMTTFNVRGSTVNLKVDGNRLLASGWGWNSHILYALDDMAEIDRVEVLKGSSGLMSGDGNYGGTVNLIRKRPTRDFQAHASAGVGSWSSYRADADISGPLNEAGTLRGRLVAAHKDADAFRDRQHHRNTTLYGTLEADITPDTVVGAGITYKERSLRGATGTTPIQAFSGDGVAVPRMPRSFNVGASWAGYEQESLGLFARLEHRFAGGWKAKLQVARDSVDTPDMRIGYLRYALPGQIQYNRYAGIDDRNDSISLDVQGPFQLFGRTHDLLIGAGSTRARTTLQRGSGASSTLTAAGIDYADGGAGVPEPDWNSMAYSNDLFSRKNRYLYAASRFNIADPVKLIAGARVSDYDQKDVTDIGWYNYDMRERGVVTPYAGLIVDVAPQVSVYGSYASIYQPQSAKDAGERTLPPEEGRTYELGAKGEFFDKRLNASIAHFWMRTDNTAEEVGLNANGDSIYRAVKGATRRGYELELSGELARGWQAQGSYVMNSSNLDSASTTPRHQFKLGSSYRFGDGALQGLTVGGALRWQSAIATSRGSATLRQDAYWLFDLMARYQVSRQLSISANLNNVFDKRYFAGVTNFSAQGLFYTWGAPRSVNVSARYDF
- a CDS encoding sigma-70 family RNA polymerase sigma factor, which gives rise to MPAAACSPLPPSATADSVQALYEAHHGWLVALLRRRLQCRDGAADLAHDTFVRVLQKPEALPAVREPRAYLTTIARGLLCDHWRRRSLEQAWLDTLAALPDELAPSPEDTLAILQTLQQLDDLLSHLAPKAREVFVLSQLQGLGYAQIAQQVGVSERSVKRYMAQGFELCLALA
- a CDS encoding glycine zipper family protein, with translation MPSPPHLDRPSRSRGTRAAALALAALLAAGCAAPRPEASAADAQAAEAELRERHAADLATCQAYAQQIGVVQETLDGIVQGALIAAALVWSAGQRGDVARDWAVAGGVLGSTQGLNALERRRQAVATCLSARGHAPGAVAAAPLRPLPAPAPPREPALAPAARPSGTDGFSAERLARAQSCSVQPVATLAAKGPGFETYSVACDNGDALAVRCEFGNCRVLR